A portion of the Meriones unguiculatus strain TT.TT164.6M chromosome 11, Bangor_MerUng_6.1, whole genome shotgun sequence genome contains these proteins:
- the Timm17a gene encoding mitochondrial import inner membrane translocase subunit Tim17-A isoform X1, producing the protein MEEYAREPCPWRIVDDCGGAFTMGTIGGGIFQAFKGFRNSPVGVNHRLRGSLTAIKTRAPQLGGSFAVWGGLFSMIDCSMVQIRGKEDPWNSITSGALTGAILAARNGPVAMVGSAAMGGILLALIEGAGILLTRFASAQFPTGPQFVEDPSQLPSSQLPPSPFGSYQQYQ; encoded by the exons ATGGAGGAGTACGCGAGAGAGCCGTG CCCCTGGCGAATTGTGGATGACTGTGGCGGTGCCTTTACCATGGGTACCATAGGTGGCGGTATCTTTCAAGCCTTCAAAGGTTTTCGAAATTCTCCAGTG GGAGTAAACCACAGACTCCGAGGGAGTTTGACAGCTATTAAAACCAGGGCTCCACAGTTGGGAG GAAGCTTTGCAGTTTGGGGAGGACTGTTTTCCATGATTGATTGTAGTATGGTTCAAATAAGAGGCAAAGAAGATCCCTGGAATTCCATCACTAGCGGTGCCTTAACAGGAGCCATCCTGGCAGCAAGAA ATGGACCAGTTGCCATGGTTGGGTCAGCTGCAATGGGTGGCATTCTCCTAGCTTTAATTGAAGGAGCTGGTATCTTGTTGACAAGATTTGCCTCTGCACAGTTTCCCACTG GCCCTCAGTTTGTTGAAGACCCCTCCCAGTTGCCTTCAAGCCAGCTACCACCCTCACCCTTCGGAAGCTACCAACAGTATCAGTAG
- the Timm17a gene encoding mitochondrial import inner membrane translocase subunit Tim17-A isoform X2 yields the protein MGTIGGGIFQAFKGFRNSPVGVNHRLRGSLTAIKTRAPQLGGSFAVWGGLFSMIDCSMVQIRGKEDPWNSITSGALTGAILAARNGPVAMVGSAAMGGILLALIEGAGILLTRFASAQFPTGPQFVEDPSQLPSSQLPPSPFGSYQQYQ from the exons ATGGGTACCATAGGTGGCGGTATCTTTCAAGCCTTCAAAGGTTTTCGAAATTCTCCAGTG GGAGTAAACCACAGACTCCGAGGGAGTTTGACAGCTATTAAAACCAGGGCTCCACAGTTGGGAG GAAGCTTTGCAGTTTGGGGAGGACTGTTTTCCATGATTGATTGTAGTATGGTTCAAATAAGAGGCAAAGAAGATCCCTGGAATTCCATCACTAGCGGTGCCTTAACAGGAGCCATCCTGGCAGCAAGAA ATGGACCAGTTGCCATGGTTGGGTCAGCTGCAATGGGTGGCATTCTCCTAGCTTTAATTGAAGGAGCTGGTATCTTGTTGACAAGATTTGCCTCTGCACAGTTTCCCACTG GCCCTCAGTTTGTTGAAGACCCCTCCCAGTTGCCTTCAAGCCAGCTACCACCCTCACCCTTCGGAAGCTACCAACAGTATCAGTAG